The DNA sequence ATTCAGAAATTGTAGAAGGTTTCACAGCCGTAATTTTCCAGCATGAAATTGACCATCTTTTCGGCATTCTTATCTCTGATAAAAAAGAAAAAGAGAAAAACGATTCTTATAAAAAAGTAGATGCCTATCAGAAAAGTGATTTGATGAAAGACAGGAGATAAGGATGAGTTATAAATTATAAATTATAAATGATGAATGATGTCAAACTTCTGTTTTCTATCGATATTTTAAAATAAAATCTTCTCCATCTTCATAATCTGCGGGATCAACGTGTGAAATCACTCCAATATCAGATTGTAAATTACTTTTTAGCTGTTCAAAATACATTTTTTCAGTTTCCTTGGTGCCATTGAAGGTCAGACTCATAATAAGTTTGTCGTCATCAGTAATGTCTGCACCTACCATGATTTTGTTGGGGTTATCATGATATTTATTCCAATAAAAAGTCTGGGTGATGGATGGTGTTTTAATGAAATAACCAATCATTTCATCTTCTGTTTTGAAAATGTAATTTTTGTCATGTCTTGGATAGGTATAATCCAGATTTAATTTTTTGTAGCCCGGAAGAAATGTATTTAATACTAAATTAATTGTCTTCCTTGATTTTTGCCCCGCATACACCTGACAAACAATATCTATAATGATGTCCATTAAACAAAATTACTTTATTCTAAGAGAATAAGTAGCAAAGTTAATATTTTAAAATATCTTCAATCATCTGTGTTCATCTGCGAAATTTGTGGTTAAAAATAAAATAAAAGGAGCTGTTTCCATGGAAACAGCTCCTTTCGTTATAACTATGCTTAAAAAAATTGGATTAATCGTTGTTGGTTACTGATAATTTTACCTCCATATTATTTCTGGTTGCATTAGAATAAGGGCAGATTTGGTGTGCCTTTTCTGTCAGAGCCTGTGCTTCCTCAATAGAAACTCCAGGAATGTTGACATCAAGTTCTGCTGCCAGTCCGAAACCTCCATTTTCAAGTTGGCCAATGCTCACTTGTGCAGTAACAGTCGTTTCTCCGGTTTTTACTTTAGACAGACTGATTACTCTGTTCAATGCGCTGTCGAAACATGCAGAATATCCGGCTGCAAAAAGCATTTCAGGGTTTGCAAAATCTTCATTGGCTCCTCCTAATGCTTTCGGCATTCTTACATCAAGATCCAATACTCCGTTTTCACTTTTTACATGTCCGTTTCTGCCTCCCTGAGCAGTTACTTTGGTCGTATATAATGTTTTCATTTATTTTCTATTTTGTTTAATATTTTTAGAACTGTGTCTTTAAGATGCAGCAATTCTTCCGGCTGTATACCCAGTCTTTCCTGAATTTTTCCCGGAATTTCACATGCCTTTTTCTGAAGCTGTTTTCCGGCTTCGTCTAAAAATACTTCAACCACTCTTTCGTCTTCTTTTTTCCTTTTTCTGATGATAAATCCTTTGGCCTCCAGTCTTTTAAGAAGAGGTGTCAGAGTACCGCTGTCCAGGAACAGCTTTTCTCCGATGTGGGTTACGGTAAGTCCGTCACCTTCCCATAATACCATCATAACAAGGTACTGCGGATACGTTATGTCCAGCTCATCGAGGAAAGGACGGTAAAGTCCTGTGATCTCTTTGGCAATAACATACAGCGGGAAGCAAATCTGGTTTTCTAGTTTGGGGGTTTTCGGATTTTCCATAAGTTTGAGTACGAAAGATTCGATGAAGGTATTACTTTTTTATGATAAATTCATCCATTGGAATTCTGACTTTTTTCATAGAAGACAGCCAGTCATTGGCTTCGTCACGGTATCCAAGATATAAAAGGCTTACACTTTTTAATCCTAATTCTTTTAATCCCAATACTTCATCTACCACTTCATTACTGAATCCTTCTGCCGGAGTACTGTCAATTTTAAGTTCAGCAGCCTGAGCCAGGGCAATTCCTAATGCAATATATGTCTGGCGGGCCGTGTGTGCAAAATGCTCTTCAGGAGTCTGTGCCCCATATATTTCTTTAATTTTATCGGTATAGCTTCCGAAACGGCCTCTTGGAAGGTCTCTTACATCGGTATGATAATCGTAAACTTTGTCAATTTTTTCATTAGAATAGCTGTCCCATGCTGCAAAGACCAAAACGTGAGAAGAATCTCTCATTACTTCAGGGTTTAAAGCACCTGCTACCATTTTTTCTTTCAGTTCCTGATTTTCTACCACGATGATTCGGAATGGTTGTAATCCCGATGAAGTAGGAGCCAGTCTTGCTGATTCTAAAATAGTATTAAGATCTTCCTGTGAAATTTTTTTGTTCGGGTCATAAGCTTTTACAGCGTGTCTCCAGTTTAGGTTTTCTATTAATGACATTTTTTTCTTTTGTTTTAAATTAAACTACTTGGTGGTTGTTGAACTTCCTGTTTTTTTAATTGAAGTAAAACAACAGTACAAATATATAAACAATTTAATTGTGTGCAATTTAATTTTGAAAGATTTTATTGATGACGATTATTGATGAATTAAAATAAATAATAATACAGTTTGCTCTTAACTCATTTTTCGTATGATTCGGATTTTTTAATACCTTCTCTATTCCAATCTTTGCAGGAGAATTTTAAACTAAAAACAATGCAGAGATTTAAAAACAAAACCGCGTTAATTACCGGAGGAACAAATGGAATGGGTCTGGCTACCGCTCGGAAATTCATTGAAGAAGGAGGAACAGTCATTATTACAGGAAGAAGTGAAGATACTGTGAATATGGCTCTGGAAAAACTTGGAGAAAAGGCTTTTGGAATTGTATCCGATGCCGGAAATATAAAAGATCTGATGAACCTTCAGCAGGAAGTCAGAAAATATACAGAACAGATTGATCTGGTCTTTGCCAATGCGGGATACGGAAGATTTGCTCCTGTAGAATATGTGGATGAAAACCAATTTGACGAACTTTTTAATCTTCTGGTAAAAGGTCCTTTTTTTACAGTGCAGCAAATATTACCATTGATGAATAGCGGAAGCTCCGTTATTTTTAATACTTCCGTGGCGACGGATATTGCGATGCATAACTTTTCCGTGTATTCTGCTGCTAAATCTGCTGTGCAGTCTTTCATTAAAACCTTTGCGGTAGAGCTTACAGAACGCGGGATCCGTGTCAACGGGGTGAGTCCCGGACATATTAAGACCAATATTTTTAATAATACAGGCTTAACCGGAGAGCAGATTGAAAATGCCATTGAGGATATTATTCCTACCATACCTTTTAAAAGACAGGGGGAACCGTCAGAAATAGCCAATGTAGTTCTGTTTCTTGCATCAGAAGAAGCCTCTTATATCCATGGGGCTGAAGTAAAAGTAGATGCCGGGATTTCTGTGATCAGATAATGGCAGAATATTTCAGAGCAATTAAAGATTATTTGATCTCTTTAATTTCCTTGATGATATTGGTTTTATTTTCAATACCAAT is a window from the Chryseobacterium indologenes genome containing:
- a CDS encoding organic hydroperoxide resistance protein, whose protein sequence is MKTLYTTKVTAQGGRNGHVKSENGVLDLDVRMPKALGGANEDFANPEMLFAAGYSACFDSALNRVISLSKVKTGETTVTAQVSIGQLENGGFGLAAELDVNIPGVSIEEAQALTEKAHQICPYSNATRNNMEVKLSVTNND
- a CDS encoding MarR family winged helix-turn-helix transcriptional regulator → MENPKTPKLENQICFPLYVIAKEITGLYRPFLDELDITYPQYLVMMVLWEGDGLTVTHIGEKLFLDSGTLTPLLKRLEAKGFIIRKRKKEDERVVEVFLDEAGKQLQKKACEIPGKIQERLGIQPEELLHLKDTVLKILNKIENK
- a CDS encoding NAD(P)H-dependent oxidoreductase — translated: MSLIENLNWRHAVKAYDPNKKISQEDLNTILESARLAPTSSGLQPFRIIVVENQELKEKMVAGALNPEVMRDSSHVLVFAAWDSYSNEKIDKVYDYHTDVRDLPRGRFGSYTDKIKEIYGAQTPEEHFAHTARQTYIALGIALAQAAELKIDSTPAEGFSNEVVDEVLGLKELGLKSVSLLYLGYRDEANDWLSSMKKVRIPMDEFIIKK
- a CDS encoding SDR family oxidoreductase, with amino-acid sequence MQRFKNKTALITGGTNGMGLATARKFIEEGGTVIITGRSEDTVNMALEKLGEKAFGIVSDAGNIKDLMNLQQEVRKYTEQIDLVFANAGYGRFAPVEYVDENQFDELFNLLVKGPFFTVQQILPLMNSGSSVIFNTSVATDIAMHNFSVYSAAKSAVQSFIKTFAVELTERGIRVNGVSPGHIKTNIFNNTGLTGEQIENAIEDIIPTIPFKRQGEPSEIANVVLFLASEEASYIHGAEVKVDAGISVIR